The following is a genomic window from bacterium.
TGCCATTCGGGAACATTTTGGGCGTCTTTATAATATTATGCGGGAATTGCGTTCCAAATGTCCGTGGGATCGCGAGCAAACGCACGATTCGCTGCGACAGTATCTTCTCGAAGAAGTCTATGAAGTTCTTGAAACGCTCGACGCCAAGCATTATGCAGAATTACGAAAAGAAATGGGTGACCTTTTACTCCAAATTCTTTTTCATTCCCGTATCGCGTCGGAAGAGAATATGTTTAGCTTGTTGGATGTCATTCGGAGTCTGAATGACAAGCTTGTTCGCCGTCATCCGCATGTTTTCGGCGACGTCGAAGCGCATACTACTGACAAAGTTTTACAAAATTGGGAGCAAATAAAACTCAAAGAATCCGATCGGAAGTCAGTGCTCGATGGCGTACCTAAAGTCATGCCGGCGTTGGTACGTGCTTACAGAATGCAGGAAAAAGCTTCCCGCGTCGGTTTTGATTGGGGCGATATCAAAGACGTGTGGCCGAAAGTATTTGAAGAACTCAAGGAACTTCAGGATGCGGCTAAAACGATGAAACAAGAAGAAATCGAAGATGAGTTGGGTGATGTTTTATTTTCGATTGTGAATATTTCCCGCTTTTTATCAGTCAATCCCGAAGATGCTTTACGCGGTACGATTGAAAAATTCAACCGACGTTTTCGTTACGTCGAACAAAAATTTTCAGAACTAAACCGAAATATGAAAGAAGCGACTTTGGAAGAGATGGATGTGTTTTGGAACGAAGCGAAACGATCAGAAAACAGAATTCAGAATGCAGGAGGACAAGGTTAAACATGAGCGGGGCGAAAACGTTCGAAGATTTGATAGTATGGCAAAAAGCCCATCAATTTGTTTTAACAGTTTACCGCTTTTCTGATTCGTTTCCGTCAAAAGAAATTTATTCTCTTACTTCTCAAATGAGACGAGCCGCAATTTCGGTGGCAGCCAATATCGCTGAAGGTTTTAAAAAAAGATCAAAAGCCGATAAAGCAAGATTTATGAATATTGCCCAAGGTTCTCTTGAAGAAAGTCGCTATTACATTATACTAGCACAGGATTTAGGCTACGGCAATACAACGAATCTAAAAGCTCAGCATGAGGAAGTCAGTAAACTTTTACACGCTTATTCAACTTCAATTTTAAACTCGATTAATTCCATACACTGAATGTTCATTCTGTATT
Proteins encoded in this region:
- the mazG gene encoding nucleoside triphosphate pyrophosphohydrolase — encoded protein: MFETETVKIDDDELTSAIREHFGRLYNIMRELRSKCPWDREQTHDSLRQYLLEEVYEVLETLDAKHYAELRKEMGDLLLQILFHSRIASEENMFSLLDVIRSLNDKLVRRHPHVFGDVEAHTTDKVLQNWEQIKLKESDRKSVLDGVPKVMPALVRAYRMQEKASRVGFDWGDIKDVWPKVFEELKELQDAAKTMKQEEIEDELGDVLFSIVNISRFLSVNPEDALRGTIEKFNRRFRYVEQKFSELNRNMKEATLEEMDVFWNEAKRSENRIQNAGGQG
- a CDS encoding four helix bundle protein, whose protein sequence is MSGAKTFEDLIVWQKAHQFVLTVYRFSDSFPSKEIYSLTSQMRRAAISVAANIAEGFKKRSKADKARFMNIAQGSLEESRYYIILAQDLGYGNTTNLKAQHEEVSKLLHAYSTSILNSINSIH